In [Mycobacterium] stephanolepidis, the genomic window AAGGTGAGCAAGTACGCCACCGATCCGCCACCGCCTCCGGTGCCGGTCGAGCGACAGGATCCACCGCCGCCGGCTCCTGTTCCGGTCGGTTCGGGTCCCGTACATGATGAAGCAGTCACCACGGAGTTCCCACGACCAGCTATCTAACGGTCACAGAGTTCGGCCCCCATGCTCACGGCATGGGGGCCGAACTCTTTGTAGGTGTTTGTGCAGTCTGGCCGTACAGACAGAAAAATGCCCCGCCGGTGTGATCACCGCGGGGCATTTTCCGTGCGCGTGGTTAGGGGCCGTCCCACACCGACATATCGGATGGGTACTTGCTGCAATTCTCGGTGCCCTTGGCGACGACACCCTTGTTGTTGAAGAAGATCTTGCCCCAGTTGGGCCACTGCGATGTCAACGCCTCGGGCGGGTAGTTCACCGCGAAGACCTCGGACTCCGCACGACGGCCCGCGTAGTCCTTGGCGAAGAACTCGTGAATCCGATCGATCGTCGCCTGCTGCACGTAGTCGGGCTTGTTGTTCTTGTCGATCATGTACCGCGTGTAGTAAATCGGGTCATAATCGCGAACAGCAGCCAGATATTGTTCGGCTGTACACGTGGTTTTCAACATCCGGCGGGGAATTGGGTAGTCATCGGTGGAGTCTGCGGAGGCAATCGCGGGCACTGTGCTCGCGGCAATTCCCGCGGTGACTATCGCAATTCCGGCAGCGCGGAAAGAACCGCGAATATTGCTACGAATAGAGTTCAGGCGCATGGCGCCATTGTAGCGGTTTTTACGCAGGTCCGGGGTACGAAAGTGACTAATTTGACTGATGGTTACGGGTTGAAGTGTCCGCAGGTGACCGTGTCGTTGACGGGTCCGTTGAAGATCCCGAGGGCGGGCGGCACGGTCAGGTCCTGGGAATCGACCACGACATCGTCGACCTGCACTTCACAGTGCAATCCGATCCCGTAGGGGGGCAGCACCCGTACGGCCATGCCGGCTTGTTGGGGATCTTCCATCACCAGGTTCACTTCCCAGCTCTCGCCCGGCCCCAGACGCGGTTGTTCGGTACGCCGGTCCACCGGATCGGTCTTGAACGTCACGGAGATGCCACGACCTATCCCATCGACACGAGCGATGTAACTGATGTTGTGCAACTCGGCGGCGGAGGCTGGTGCTGCCGGCAGGGCGAAGATCATCGCCGCTGCCCCGGCAACGCACAGCCCACGGAGGAGGGGGCGCATAGCGGGCATCTTACCGGCGTCCAAGAAGCGTCGGCAACGTGATCAGTCCAGGTCAGCAGGGTCTTCGCGGTGATGCACCCCGAGCTGTTCGCACGCCGTGTTGAGCACCCGCTGTACGGCCAACGTGTCGGCGAGGGGCATCACGGTGCTCTGCGCCCTGCCATCGAGCAGGCATTCGGTTACCTCGGCCAGCTCGTGACTGTATCCGCCGCCGACGGGCGGCTTCACTATCGGCTCAGGGGCAGATCCCTTGCGGTGCAACACTATTTCGCGAGGGTGATGGAATCGGGGGAGGATATCGATCCAGCCCTCGGTGCCGAATATGCGCGCCTGGCCGGGCGTGTGATGTAGCAGTGAACACAGCAGCGTCGCGGTGCGTCCGTCGTCATAGCGCAAGAGCAGTCCGGCCTCGGCGTCAACCCCGGTGGGGAACAACGAGCCGTGTGCCACCACCGCGGCCGGATCGCCGAGGAAGTACTGGGCCAGCGAGACCACGTAGACGCCGAGGTCCAACAACGCGCCGCCGCCCAGCGTCGGACTGAACAATCGGTCGTCGGGATCGAACGGGCGGTCCACTCCCAGATCTGCCTGGACCTGGCGGACCTCGCCGATGGCCCCGTCGTCGACAAGCTTCTTGGCCGCGACGATCGCAGGCTGAAACCGGGTCCACATCGCCTCCATGGCAAAAACACCACGCGCCCTTGCGATATCGATGATCTCCTGTGCTCCGGATACCGTTGCGGTGAAAGTCTTCTCGACCAGGATCGCCTTGCCCGCGGTGAGCGCGGCGATGGCGGCCCGTCGATGCTGGGGATGTGGGGTGGCTATGTACACGGCGTCCACATCGGGATCGGAGAGCAACTCCCGGTACGAGTCGAAGGCTCGCGGAATGCGATGCGTCGCCGCAAAGTCACGGGCACGCTCGGTCGACCGGGAGGCAACGGCTACCAGCTCCGCTCCCGGTGTGAGCGGGAAGTCGCGGGCCACGTTTCCCGCGATGCGGCCCGGTCCGATGATTCCCCAGCGAATGGTGTCAGGCATGAGCGTCTCCGTTCGGGTCGCGCCAGGTCAACGGCATTCCGGCGGCGGTTAACCACGCGTTCAGATCGTGACCGTGCCCGGCGAGGTTATCGATGGCGGTGGCTGCCCGGCGGATCGCGAGCTCGGATGTGGCAGTAGACAGCAACCCTGCGCTGTGCGCGTCAAGCAACTCATCCACATCGGTCAGTTCGGTTTCGCGTCCGCAGCGCACCACGAGGTCAAGATAGTGGTCGACGGCCACCCACTGTGACGGCCCGGGGATGAAGTCGCCCACGTCGAGGTAGAAATCCTGGTCGCGCTCATATCCAGGATTGAAATGGAAGATGTTCGCGCGCAGTCCCAACGTCGGGAGCAGCCAGGACTCTAAGTAGTGAAATTGTGCCCGACCGGGCGTCGGACGTGCCATGAAAAGTCCCCAGGGCTCCACCCGGTACTCATCCACCGATCGCACGATTCCCTTGGGATCGGTGTTCGTCATGGCATCGAGGTCGAAGATCTCGCGTTTGGGCGGGTGCACGCTGGTTTCCTGCTGCCTTCCTGTCGTCTCGGGTGAATGTCGGACCGTCGGCTTACTCTGGGCTCATGGCTTTCGCAACAGAACACCCCATCGTTGCGCATTCCGAGTACCGCCCGGTCACGGACGTCTTGCGTACCGATGGGCGATTCGAGGTCGTCAGTCAGTATGAGCCCGCGGGCGATCAGCCGGGTGCCATCGCAGAGCTCGAGCGCAGAGTTCGGGCGGGGGAGAAGGACGTGGTGCTGCTGGGTGCCACGGGTACCGGCAAGTCGGCGACCACCGCCTGGCTCATCGAACGGCTGCAACGGCCGACGCTGGTGATGGCACCCAACAAGACGCTCGCCGCGCAGCTGGCCAATGAGCTTCGGGAAATGTTGCCGCACAACGCTGTCGAATACTTCGTCTCGTACTACGACTACTACCAGCCGGAAGCGTATATCGCGCAGACCGATACGTACATCGAGAAGGACAGCTCTATCAATGACGACGTGGAGCGCCTGCGGCACTCCGCGACCTCCAACCTGCTGTCCCGGCGCGACGTCGTGGTAGTGGCCTCGGTGTCGTGCATCTACGGTCTGGGCACCCCGCAGTCGTATCTGGACCGTTCTGTGCAACTGGATGTCGGGCTCGAAGTGCCCCGGGACGCGCTGCTGCGACTGCTGGTCGACATGCAGTACAACCGCAACGACATGGCATTCACCCGTGGCACTTTCCGGGTCCGCGGCGACACCGTCGAGATCATTCCCTCGTACGAGGAGCTGGCGGTGCGCATCGAATTCTTCGGTGACGAGGTCGAGGCGCTCTACTATCTGCATCCGCTCACCGGAGATGTTGTACGGCAAGCTAATTCATTAAGAATCTTTCCGGCGACGCATTACGTGGCGGGGCCGGATCGGATGACGAAGGCGCTGGAGGGTGTCGAGCGGGAGCTCGAGGAACGACTTGCCGAGTTGGAGGGCCAGGGCAAGCTGTTGGAAGCCCAGCGCCTGAGGATGCGGACCAATTACGACATCGAGATGATGCGCAATGTGGGCTTCTGCTCGGGGATCGAGAACTATTCGCGGCATATCGACGGGCGCGGGGCCGGCACCCCACCATCGACGCTGCTCGACTACTTCCCGGACGACTTTCTGCTGGTCATCGACGAGTCCCATGTGACGGTGCCGCAGATCGGCGCCATGTACGAGGGGGACATGTCGCGTAAGAGGAATCTGGTGGATTTCGGCTTCCGGCTGCCGTCGGCTACCGATAACAGACCGCTCACCTGGGAAGAGTTCGCCGAGCGAATCGGGCAGACCGTGTATCTGTCTGCGACGCCCGGGAATTACGAGCGCAATGTCGCAGGCGGCGAGTTCGTGGAGCAGGTGATCCGGCCTACCGGCCTGGTGGATCCGAAGGTGGTCGTCAAACCCACCAAGGGGCAGATCGACGATCTGATCGCCTCAATCCGTCAACGCACCGAGGCTGATGAGCGGGTGCTGGTGACGACGTTGACGAAGAAAATGGCCGAGGATCTCACCGACTATCTGTTGGAGATGGGTATTCGGGTGCGTTACCTGCATTCGGAGGTGGACACCCTGCGGCGGGTCGAGCTGCTGCGTCAGCTCCGGCTCGGCGAGTATGACGTCCTCGTCGGTATCAACCTTCTGCGGGAAGGTCTGGACCTACCCGAGGTCTCGCTGGTCGCCATTCTCGACGCCGACAAGGAAGGATTCCTGCGATCCAGCAGGAGTCTGATTCAGACCATCGGCCGTGCTGCGCGCAACGTATCCGGCGAGGTGCACATGTACGCGGACACCATGACGGACTCGATGAAAGAGGCCATCGACGAGACCGATCGGCGACGCGCCAAGCAGGTCGCGTACAACGAGGCGAACGGGATAGACCCACAACCATTGCGCAAGAAGATCGCTGACATCCTGGATCAGGTCTATCGCGAAGCCGAAGACACCGAGGAAGTGGCGGTAGGCGGATCGGGCCGCAACGCGAGTCGCGGTAGGCGGGCACAGGGTGAGCCGGGGCGCGCGGTCAGCGCCGGAGTGTTTGAGGGCCGCGATACCAAGAGCATGCCGCGGGCCGAACTGGCCGATCTGATCAAGGACATGACCGAGCAGATGATGACGGCGGCGCGTGATCTGCAGTTCGAGTTGGCGGCACGATTCCGTGACGAGATCGCCGATCTGAAGAAGGAATTGCGCGGTATGGACGCCGCGGGCCTGAAGTGATCAGCTCGGATCGGCGAGCAGGAGTGCACCGGTCGACCCGTCCTCGGCGAGGACGTCGGCGGGATTGAACAGCGTGCATTTGGTCATGGACAGGCATCCGCAGCCGATGCATCCGGTGAGCTTCTCCTGCATGTCCGCGATGGCGTTCTTGCGCTCTTCCAGATGCGAATGCCACTGACGCGAGATTCGTTGCCAGTCGCGAGTGCTCGGCGCCCGATCGTCAGGCAGGCTCGACAACACCTCGGCGACTTCCGACAAGGGGATGCCGAATCCGGTCGCGACCCGGATCAGCGAGATCCGGCGCAACGCGTGGCGCCGGAACACCCGTGCGTTGCCGGATGTGCGTTCGGCGGGAATCAGGCCGATATCGGCGTAGTACCGCACTGCGGATACCGCGATTCCGGAGCGCCTGGCCACTTCGCCTATCGGCAACAGCTCGGCCTTGTCCTTCATCACCTCTCCTTGATCTCAAGTGCACTTTAGCCCATAGCGTGTCGACATGACTCACGATCAGGGGACCGGCGGTTGGCGGGATCTGTTGTGCGGGCGGCAACTCGGCATTGTCACGGTGCTCGCCGGTGGCGTGGCGCTCTACGCCACCAACGTGTATCTCACTACCAGTCTGTTGCCGAGTGCCGTCGCTGACATCGGTGGGGAACGTTTCTACGCATGGGTGACAACGCTGTACTTGATCGCTTCGGTCAGTGCCGCGACGGTGGTGAGTCCGCTTCTTGGCTGGGCCGGTCCGCGGGGCGCATACCTTCTGGCGTTTGGTGCGTTCGCGGTCGGCACCCTCGTGTGTGCGGTGGCGCCGGCAATGCAGGTCATGCTCGCCGGGTGCGCGATCCAGGGTGCGGCAGGCGGACTGCTGGCAGGGTTGGCCTATGCGGTCATCAATCTTTCACTGCCACAACGGTTATGGACACGAGCCTCGGCGCTCACATCGGCGATGTGGGGTGTTGGGACCTTTGTGGGTCCCGCAGCCGGCGGGCTGTTCGCACAGTTCGGACTGTGGCGGTGGGCATTCGCGTCGTTGACGCTGGTCACCCTTGGCATCGCCGCGATGGTGCCCACGGTATTGCCTCGGCCGGATGGCGCGAATGTCGCGGCTGCCGGGCGCGGCGCTCCGGTGCGGTCGCTGTTCATCCTCACGGCGGCGGCCGCCCTGGTGGCCGTGGCCGGGCTCCAGTCCTCGATGCCCACCATGGTGGGGTTGATCGCAGCGGCAGCTGCTCTGGTGATCCTGTTCGTCGTACTCGACCGCCGTGCCACCGCATCGGTATTGCCCACATCGGTCTTCGCCGACAATCCGCTCAAGTGGATCTATCTGACGATCGCGGTGCTGGCGGCGGCCTCCATGGTGGAGACATTCATTCCGTTCTTCGGCCAGCGCCTCGGGCACCTGATCCCGGTCGCTGCGGGATTCCTAGGGGCCACTTTGGCATTCGGATGGACCGTTGGCGAAATGATCAGCGCTTCGGCCAGGGCGCGGACCGTCGCACGTGTGGTGACGATCGCTCCCGTCGTGGTTGCGGCAGGACTCGTCCTGACTGGTCTGTTGCAGCGTGCTGGTGCCGGCACCCTGGAGATCGCCTTCTGGGCGCTCGGTTTCGCGGTGACGGGAGCCGGTATCGGTATGGCCTGGCCGCATTTGGCGTCTGCCGCGATGTCGGTGTCGTCCGATTCGGACGAAAGTGCGGCGGCCGCAGCGGCCATCAGCACCGTTCAGCTGATCGCCGGAGCCTTCGGTGCCGGGTTGGCGGGGGTACTCGTGAATCTCGGCGGGTCGGAAGCGCGCGGGGCCCACCTACTGTTCCTGGGGTTCGCCGCGATCGTGCTATCGGGTGTTGTGTTGTCCTCCAGAGTGTTTCGCTCCGATGCCGGCCCCGGGCGGGGAACCGACATGACGAATACTGCGCGGGAGAGCGCGGTAAGGGCCCCCATATAGGCGTCCCGGGTGTATGAACGGAACCATGCATCGGATTTTCGCCCTCGCGGCCGCCGTGCTCGCACTCACTTCCTGCGGGACGACACAGAACCAGGGCTCGCCGGCAAGTAGCGCTCCGTCCACCACCGATGATCGCGGCGCGTTTCGAGACTTGTACCGGGAGTTGATCGAGACCAATACGACCGCGTCGCAGGGGAGTTGCACCGAGGCCGCGCAGAAGATGGCCGATCGTCTCAAGTCCGCCGGATACAGCGACAAGGACTTGGTGCTGTTCAGTCCGCCGGGTCATCCCAAGGACGGCGGACTGGTCGCGACACTCGCCGGAGCCGAGGCGGGTGCCAAGCCCATTCTGCTGCTGGCTCATATCGACGTTGTCGAGGCCAAACGCGAGGACTGGAAGCGTGATCCGTTCACCCTCGCCGAGGAGAACGGATACTTCTACGCCCGCGGTGCCGAGGACGACAAGGCCATGGCCGCAATCTTCGTGGACAGTCTCATTCGGTACCGCGCCGAGAGCTTCGTGCCGAAACGCCCCATCCGGATCGCATTGACCTGCGGAGAAGAAGGTGGCGGGCAGGTCAACGGTGCCGAGTGGCTACATCAAAACCGCCCCGAGCTTGTCGACGCCGAATTCGTCGTCAACGAGGGCGCCGGTGGCGACCTCGACGAACAGAACAAGCCCATCCTGCTGGAAATCCAGGCGGGTCAGAAGATCTACCAGGACTTCACCCTTGAAGTCACCGACGAGGGCGGACACAGCAGCCAGCCCCGACCGTTCAACGCGATACAGGCTCTCGGAGCGGGTCTGAACCGGCTGGCGGCCGTGCCGTTCCCGGTTCAGCTCAACGATGTGACCCGGGCGTATTTCACAGCGCAGGCCCCGCTGCAGCCAGGTGAAGTGGGTCGGGCGATGTCGGCAATCGTCGCCAATCCGCACGATCAGGCGGCGACATCGGTGCTGTCCCGGAATCCGCTGTACAACGCGATGCTGCGCACCACCTGTGTCCCCACGAAAATTCAAGGCGGACATGCCAACAACGCGCTGCCGCAACGCGCCACCGCGAATGTGAACTGCCGCATACTGCCCGACGGGAGCGCCGCCGCGGTGCAAGAGAGCATTGTCAAGGCAGTCGACGATCCCAAGGTCACCGTGAAACCCGCCAAGGAGTTCCGCACCGACGTCGCCACCGTCCCACCGTTGACTCCGCAGATCATCGACCCCATCAAGGCCGTGGCCGGATCCATGTGGCCCGGAGTGCCACTGGTCCCGACGATGTCGACCGGAGCAACCGATGCCATCTACTTCGGGAAGACCCCGGTGTATGGACTCAGCGGCATATTCGCCCAGCCGGGGGAGACCCACGCACACGGCTTGGATGAACGAATCCAAGTGAAATCCTTGTACGACGGCCGGGCATTTCTCTATCAAGTCATCAAGCTCTACTCCAACGGTGCGTGAATTTTACTCCAACGGCGGGTGACCGCGTGGCGTATTGGCGCGTGATGGTCCTCATAGCGGGATTGAGGCGCAGGCCATACCTGCGTGCGCACCCGGCGAGGGAAAATCACCGGCATAGCCCGACACAATCAGCCAAATGACGCATGGCCGGGGCCCTTCCCGGCTAATCTCATCTGGCCTGGTCAAACGGAACTGGAGGACCTTTCATGAGTGCATACAGCACTGTCGTTGTCGGTACCGACGGATCGGATTCGTCGTACCGGGCGGTCGACCGCGCTGGAGCCATCGCGGGCGCTGCCGGTGCCAAGCTCATCGTCGCGACCGCGTACTTCCCGGAGAACAACCCCCACTCGGCCGATGTCCTCAAGGACGACGCATACAAGGTGACCGGCAAGGCACCCGTCTACGACATCCTGCGCACCGCCCGCGAGCGCGCCGCAGCAGCGGGCGCGACGAGCGTCGAAGAGCGCTCGATCGAGGGAGCGCCGGTGGATGCGCTGCTGGATCTGGTTGTGGATTCCAAGGCTGACCTGCTGGTCGTCGGCAATGTCGGTCTGAACACCATTGCCGGACGCCTGCTGGGCTCGGTTCCTTCGGATGTCGCACGCCGCTCCAAGTGCGACGTGCTGATCGTTCACACCACCTAGACCGGCGAGCGCGAACGGGGCCGGCTTACCAGCCTCGTTCGCGCCATTCGCCGAGCGATTCGCGCTCGGCGCCCAACGTGGTGTCGTCACCATGTCCGGGGTATACGACCGTGGAGTCGGCGTATGTGCCGAAGAGCCGTTCGCTGACATCGTCGAGCAGTTGGTCGAAGTCCTCGCGGCTGAAGGTCTTTCCGACACCACCGGGGAAGAGTGAATCCCCGGTGAAGAGGTGAGTCACACCGTCGGCGGTGAACGCCAGGGCCACCGAGCCCGGAGTATGTCCGCGCAGATGGATCACGTCGAAATGCAGATCACCGATGTCGAAGCTGTCTCCCCCGGCCAGCAGCGTGGTGGGCGGCACCGGAAGCGGACCGGCATCTAGATCATGTGCGGCGCTGCGAGATTCTGTCTTCTTGACGATCGCCTCGAGTGCCTGCCAGTGATCGAAATGCTGATGTGTGGTGACAATCAGCTCGATGTTCGGGGCGTTCTCGTCCAGCAGGGTGGCCAACCGCTCGGCATCGTTGGCCGCGTCGATCAGCAACGACTTGCCGGTGTTGGTGCATGTCACGATGTATGCGTTGTTATCCATCGGCCCCACCGAGGCCTTGATGATGGTCGCGCCGCCCACGGTGCGACGAGCCACCCCGGCGCCCGGCTCGATATGGCCGGAATAGTCGTCGTCGATGGTGATGGAGGTCATGGTTTCACCGTAGTGGCCCCCAGTGGCGGGGAGGTTGTCGGTGCCTCGTCCTAGCATGGAGTCGACGACTCAGTCGGCTCCGGTTCCAGATGGGGATACGGCCGCTGAGCTATGCGAAAACACCTGCACATGGGGCAGTGTGGAAGGAGACAGGTGGCCGACCGTCTGATCGTGCGGGGCGCGCGTGAGCACAACCTGCGCGGTATCGACCTTGACCTACCCCGAGACAGCCTCATCGTCTTCACGGGCCTCTCCGGATCTGGGAAGTCGAGTCTGGCCTTCGACACCATCTTTGCCGAGGGACAGCGCAGGTACGTCGAATCACTGTCCGCGTATGCACGCCAGTTCCTCGGGCAGATGGACAAACCCGACGTTGATTTCATCGAGGGGTTGTCGCCTGCGGTATCGATCGACCAGAAATCCACCAACCGCAACCCCCGGTCCACGGTGGGCACCATCACCGAGGTCTACGACTACCTGCGTCTGTTGTATGCGCGGGCCGGGACCCCACATTGCCCGGTGTGTGGGGAGAAGATCGCCAAGCAGACCCCGCAGCAGATCGTGGATCAGGTGCTGGATATGGAGGAGGGCCTGCGGTTCCAGGTGCTCGCTCCCGTGGTCCGCACGCGCAAGGGTGAGTTCGTCGACCTGTTCGAGCAGCTGAACTCGCAGGGGTACAGCCGCATTCGGGTTGACGGCGTGGTGCATTCGCTCACCGATCCGCCCAAGCTCAAGAAGCAGGAGAAGCACGACATCGAGGTGGTCATCGACCGCCTCGCGGTCAAGGCCAGCTCCAAGCAGCGACTGACGGACTCGGTGGAGACTGCGCTGCGCCTCGCCGACGGCATCGTGGTGCTCGAATTCGTCGATGCCGAGGAAGATTCCCCGCATCGCGAACGCAGGTTCTCCGAGAAGCTCGCGTGCCCGAACGGTCACCCGCTGGCCGTGGACGATCTTGAACCGCGGTCGTTTTCGTTCAACTCGCCCTACGGCGCCTGCCCCGAGTGCACCGGTCTGGGAATCAAGAAGGAAGTCGACCCCGATCTGGTGGTCCCCGACCCGGATATGACCCTCGCCGAGGGTGCCATCGCGCCCTGGTCGATGGGCCAGAACGCCGACTACTTCGTCCGGCTCATGGCGGGATTGGGCGATGCCCTCGGGTTCGATGTGGACACCCCCTGGAAGAAGCTTCCCGCTGCCGCCAAGAAGGCGCTCCTGGACGGGTCGTCCGAGCAGGTTCATGTCCGGTACAAGAACCGATACGGTCGCACCCGGTCGTACTACGCCGAGTTCGAAGGCGTACTGGCCTTTCTGCAACGCCGCATGGAGCAGACCGAGTCCGAATGGGCCAAGGAACGCTACGAGGGCTTCATGCGGGACATCCCGTGTCCCGTGTGCAACGGAACCCGGCTCAAGCCGGAGATCCTCTCCGTGACCCTGACCGCGGGGGAGCACGGCACCAAATCGATCGCGCAGGTCTGTGACCTCTCGATCGCCGAGTGTGCGCAGTTCCTCAACGCATTGACACTCGGGCACCGCGAGCAAGCCATCGCGGGGCAGGTGCTCAAGGAAGTCCAGTTCCGGCTCGGGTTCCTCTTGGACGTAGGACTGCAGTACCTGTCATTGTCGCGGGCGGCGGGCACGCTCTCCGGTGGTGAGGCGCAGCGCATCCGACTGGCCACCCAGATCGGCTCGGGGCTGGTGGGTGTGCTCTATGTGCTGGACGAGCCGTCCATCGGTCTGCACCAGCGCGATAACCGTCGACTCATCGAGACGCTCACGCGGCTAAGGGATCTCGGTAATACGTTGATCGTCGTCGAGCACGACGAGGACACCATCAAACACGCGGACTGGGTTGTCGACATCGGGCCTGCGGCGGGGGAGCACGGCGGCCAGGTGGTGCACAGCGGCACCTACGCCGAGCTGCTGAAAAACAAGCACTCCGTCACGGGCGCGTATCTTTCTGGGGCAGCGAGCATTCCGCTGCCGCCGACGCGCCGGTCGATCGACGCCAAGCGCCAGGTCACCGTGGTCGGTGCGCGTGAGCACAACCTCAAGGGCATCGACGTCTCCTTCCCGCTCGGGGTGTTGACCTCGGTCACCGGAGTGTCGGGTTCGGGAAAGTCGACACTGGTCAACGACATCCTCGCCACGGTGTTGGCCAACAAGCTCAACGGTGCACGGCAGGTCCCCGGCCGGCATACCCGCGTGACCGGCCTGGATCAGGTGGACAAGCTCGTGCGGGTCGACCAGTCGCCGATCGGGCGCACACCGCGCTCCAATCCGGCCACGTACACCGGGGTGTTCGACAAGATCCGCACGTTGTTCGCGGCCACCACCGAGGCCAAGGTGCGTGGTTATCAACCCGGCCGGTTCTCGTTCAACGTCAAGGGCGGGCGCTGCGAGGCATGCACGGGCGACGGCACTATCAAGATCGAGATGAACTTCCTTCCCGATGTGTACGTGCCGTGCGAGGTGTGTCACGGCGCGCGCTACAACCGGGAGACACTCGAGGTCCACTACAAGGGCAAGACCATCGCGCAGGTACTGGACATGCCCATCGAGGAGGCCGCAGAGTTCTTCGAGCCCATCACCTCCATCCACCGGTATCTGAACACGCTCGTGGAGGTCGGCCTGGGCTATGTGCGACTGGGGCAGCCTGCTCCGACGCTGTCCGGCGGTGAGGCGCAGCGCGTCAAGCTGGCTGCTGAGCTGCAGAAGCGCTCAACGGGCAAGACCGTCTACATCCTCGACGAGCCCACCACGGGGCTGCATTTCGAGGACATTCGCAAGCTGCTCAC contains:
- the uvrB gene encoding excinuclease ABC subunit UvrB encodes the protein MAFATEHPIVAHSEYRPVTDVLRTDGRFEVVSQYEPAGDQPGAIAELERRVRAGEKDVVLLGATGTGKSATTAWLIERLQRPTLVMAPNKTLAAQLANELREMLPHNAVEYFVSYYDYYQPEAYIAQTDTYIEKDSSINDDVERLRHSATSNLLSRRDVVVVASVSCIYGLGTPQSYLDRSVQLDVGLEVPRDALLRLLVDMQYNRNDMAFTRGTFRVRGDTVEIIPSYEELAVRIEFFGDEVEALYYLHPLTGDVVRQANSLRIFPATHYVAGPDRMTKALEGVERELEERLAELEGQGKLLEAQRLRMRTNYDIEMMRNVGFCSGIENYSRHIDGRGAGTPPSTLLDYFPDDFLLVIDESHVTVPQIGAMYEGDMSRKRNLVDFGFRLPSATDNRPLTWEEFAERIGQTVYLSATPGNYERNVAGGEFVEQVIRPTGLVDPKVVVKPTKGQIDDLIASIRQRTEADERVLVTTLTKKMAEDLTDYLLEMGIRVRYLHSEVDTLRRVELLRQLRLGEYDVLVGINLLREGLDLPEVSLVAILDADKEGFLRSSRSLIQTIGRAARNVSGEVHMYADTMTDSMKEAIDETDRRRAKQVAYNEANGIDPQPLRKKIADILDQVYREAEDTEEVAVGGSGRNASRGRRAQGEPGRAVSAGVFEGRDTKSMPRAELADLIKDMTEQMMTAARDLQFELAARFRDEIADLKKELRGMDAAGLK
- a CDS encoding universal stress protein: MSAYSTVVVGTDGSDSSYRAVDRAGAIAGAAGAKLIVATAYFPENNPHSADVLKDDAYKVTGKAPVYDILRTARERAAAAGATSVEERSIEGAPVDALLDLVVDSKADLLVVGNVGLNTIAGRLLGSVPSDVARRSKCDVLIVHTT
- a CDS encoding Gfo/Idh/MocA family protein; the encoded protein is MPDTIRWGIIGPGRIAGNVARDFPLTPGAELVAVASRSTERARDFAATHRIPRAFDSYRELLSDPDVDAVYIATPHPQHRRAAIAALTAGKAILVEKTFTATVSGAQEIIDIARARGVFAMEAMWTRFQPAIVAAKKLVDDGAIGEVRQVQADLGVDRPFDPDDRLFSPTLGGGALLDLGVYVVSLAQYFLGDPAAVVAHGSLFPTGVDAEAGLLLRYDDGRTATLLCSLLHHTPGQARIFGTEGWIDILPRFHHPREIVLHRKGSAPEPIVKPPVGGGYSHELAEVTECLLDGRAQSTVMPLADTLAVQRVLNTACEQLGVHHREDPADLD
- the soxR gene encoding redox-sensitive transcriptional activator SoxR; its protein translation is MKDKAELLPIGEVARRSGIAVSAVRYYADIGLIPAERTSGNARVFRRHALRRISLIRVATGFGIPLSEVAEVLSSLPDDRAPSTRDWQRISRQWHSHLEERKNAIADMQEKLTGCIGCGCLSMTKCTLFNPADVLAEDGSTGALLLADPS
- a CDS encoding DUF402 domain-containing protein, whose translation is MHPPKREIFDLDAMTNTDPKGIVRSVDEYRVEPWGLFMARPTPGRAQFHYLESWLLPTLGLRANIFHFNPGYERDQDFYLDVGDFIPGPSQWVAVDHYLDLVVRCGRETELTDVDELLDAHSAGLLSTATSELAIRRAATAIDNLAGHGHDLNAWLTAAGMPLTWRDPNGDAHA
- a CDS encoding MBL fold metallo-hydrolase, whose translation is MTSITIDDDYSGHIEPGAGVARRTVGGATIIKASVGPMDNNAYIVTCTNTGKSLLIDAANDAERLATLLDENAPNIELIVTTHQHFDHWQALEAIVKKTESRSAAHDLDAGPLPVPPTTLLAGGDSFDIGDLHFDVIHLRGHTPGSVALAFTADGVTHLFTGDSLFPGGVGKTFSREDFDQLLDDVSERLFGTYADSTVVYPGHGDDTTLGAERESLGEWRERGW
- a CDS encoding M20/M25/M40 family metallo-hydrolase; this encodes MNGTMHRIFALAAAVLALTSCGTTQNQGSPASSAPSTTDDRGAFRDLYRELIETNTTASQGSCTEAAQKMADRLKSAGYSDKDLVLFSPPGHPKDGGLVATLAGAEAGAKPILLLAHIDVVEAKREDWKRDPFTLAEENGYFYARGAEDDKAMAAIFVDSLIRYRAESFVPKRPIRIALTCGEEGGGQVNGAEWLHQNRPELVDAEFVVNEGAGGDLDEQNKPILLEIQAGQKIYQDFTLEVTDEGGHSSQPRPFNAIQALGAGLNRLAAVPFPVQLNDVTRAYFTAQAPLQPGEVGRAMSAIVANPHDQAATSVLSRNPLYNAMLRTTCVPTKIQGGHANNALPQRATANVNCRILPDGSAAAVQESIVKAVDDPKVTVKPAKEFRTDVATVPPLTPQIIDPIKAVAGSMWPGVPLVPTMSTGATDAIYFGKTPVYGLSGIFAQPGETHAHGLDERIQVKSLYDGRAFLYQVIKLYSNGA
- a CDS encoding MFS transporter, with protein sequence MTHDQGTGGWRDLLCGRQLGIVTVLAGGVALYATNVYLTTSLLPSAVADIGGERFYAWVTTLYLIASVSAATVVSPLLGWAGPRGAYLLAFGAFAVGTLVCAVAPAMQVMLAGCAIQGAAGGLLAGLAYAVINLSLPQRLWTRASALTSAMWGVGTFVGPAAGGLFAQFGLWRWAFASLTLVTLGIAAMVPTVLPRPDGANVAAAGRGAPVRSLFILTAAAALVAVAGLQSSMPTMVGLIAAAAALVILFVVLDRRATASVLPTSVFADNPLKWIYLTIAVLAAASMVETFIPFFGQRLGHLIPVAAGFLGATLAFGWTVGEMISASARARTVARVVTIAPVVVAAGLVLTGLLQRAGAGTLEIAFWALGFAVTGAGIGMAWPHLASAAMSVSSDSDESAAAAAAISTVQLIAGAFGAGLAGVLVNLGGSEARGAHLLFLGFAAIVLSGVVLSSRVFRSDAGPGRGTDMTNTARESAVRAPI
- a CDS encoding DUF5078 domain-containing protein, which encodes MRLNSIRSNIRGSFRAAGIAIVTAGIAASTVPAIASADSTDDYPIPRRMLKTTCTAEQYLAAVRDYDPIYYTRYMIDKNNKPDYVQQATIDRIHEFFAKDYAGRRAESEVFAVNYPPEALTSQWPNWGKIFFNNKGVVAKGTENCSKYPSDMSVWDGP